Genomic segment of Tomitella fengzijianii:
AGCAGGCGGGGAACGTCGCCCGCAACGCCGTGCTGGCCGCGGGCTGGCCGGTGTCGGTGCCGGGCACGACGATCACCCGCGCGTGCGGGTCCAGTCAGCAGGCGCTGAGCTTCGCGGCGGCGACGGTGGCCTCCGGTCAGCAGGACTTCGTGGTGGCGGGCGGCGCGGAGTCGATGACCCGGGTGCCGATGGGCTCGAACACCGGCGGCGACCCCAACCCGCCGAGCATGCTCGAGCGCTTCGGCGTGCAGGGTTTCAACCAGGGTGTGGGCGCCGAGATGGTGGCGGAGAAGTGGGGCTTCAGCAGGGCCGTGCTGGATGAGTACTCGGTGCGCTCGCACGAGCTCTCCGCGCAGGCCATCGACGCCGGGGCGTTCGACGCGCAGTTGGCGCCGCTCGCCGGTCTGGAACAGGACGAGGGCGTGCGCCGCGGCAGCACCGTCGAGGGCCTGGGCAAGCTGAAGACCGTGTTCAAGGAGGACGGGGTCATCCATGCCGGCAACGCCTCCCAGATCTCCGACGGCGCCGGCGCGCTGCTGGTCGCCACCGAGGAGACGGCGCGCAAGCACGGGATGCGGCCCATCGCGCGCGTACACACGGTGGCGGTGGCCGCCGACGACCCGGTGATCATGCTCACCGCGCCCATCGCCGCCACGGCGAAGGCGCTGAAGAAGTCGGGCCTGTCCATCGGCGACATCGGCGCCTACGAGGTCAACGAGGCGTTCGCCCCGGTGCCGCTGGCGTGGCTCGCGGAGTCCGGCGCGGACATGGAGCGGATGAACCCGCTGGGCGGGGCGATCGCCGTGGGGCACCCGCTGGGCGGCTCCGGCGCGATCCTCATGACCCGCCTGATCAACCACATGCGCGACAACGGCATCCGGTACGGACTGCAGACCATGTGCGAGGCCGGCGGGATGGCCAACGCCACGATCGTCGAGCTCATGGACTGAGTGCCGGATCGCCGTTGCGGTCACGGCACGGGGAGGGGCCGGGTGTCTTCACCCGGCCCCTCCCCGTGTGCGTGAGCGGAGTTCAGCTGCCGAGGGCGTCTCTGAGTGAGCCCCACATCTTGGCGCCGGTGTCGTAGAACGAACCCATATCGCCCGAGCCCATGGCGTCGAGGACGTTGTCCATCGTGCCCAGCGACCCCTTGCCGATCTCCTTGATGACGTCTGTGATGGAACCGAGGTCCATGCGATTCTCCTGTCCGTGCGGTCCAGCGGAGATGCCGGAACGCTGAAATTCTAACCGCCCCGAACCAAGGAATGTGACCTGCATCAAATATGCAAGCGATTAGTATCGCATCCGTGCTGGTCGGCACTCCGGGTGAGGTATCTCACAGTAAGGTGAGGTGCGTGGCAGCCGCAGCGCGTGCGGACCGATGACCAGCGGTCGTGGCACGCGGTGCACCGTGCCCGTAGGTTCGTCCCGGTAAGAGCTGCGACCATCCGAGCGTGCGGCAGACGGCACGCGGTGAGGAATTCCTGTGCAACCCGAATCCCTGCAGATCGACGTGCTCCTGCCGTACTACGGCGACGTCGACTACATGAAGGCCGCGGCCTCGAGCGTGCTGAACCAG
This window contains:
- a CDS encoding thiolase family protein; this translates as MTSAVIVDAVRTPIGKRKGAYAETHPVDLSAHVLGALAGRTGIDPALIDDVVWGTVMQYSEQAGNVARNAVLAAGWPVSVPGTTITRACGSSQQALSFAAATVASGQQDFVVAGGAESMTRVPMGSNTGGDPNPPSMLERFGVQGFNQGVGAEMVAEKWGFSRAVLDEYSVRSHELSAQAIDAGAFDAQLAPLAGLEQDEGVRRGSTVEGLGKLKTVFKEDGVIHAGNASQISDGAGALLVATEETARKHGMRPIARVHTVAVAADDPVIMLTAPIAATAKALKKSGLSIGDIGAYEVNEAFAPVPLAWLAESGADMERMNPLGGAIAVGHPLGGSGAILMTRLINHMRDNGIRYGLQTMCEAGGMANATIVELMD